One genomic window of Halovivax cerinus includes the following:
- a CDS encoding ABC transporter ATP-binding protein, whose protein sequence is MADPIVEVDDLKIHFDTYEGRHRVLDGVNLTIEEGETVALVGETGCGKSVTGKSIMGTLKRPPAEVVSGEIRYRGTEVLGDPEAHDRVKREEMSMIFQDPMTYLSPVFTIGDIMSDIYRYSGESGLSWPGLLKELLGFAGGDEAEIRERNVELLRQMEISNPEGVLDKYPAELSGGMRQRILIAMALMNEPKFLIADEPTTALDVTVQDQILGLITERVEQENLSMLYITHNLGVAREIADRIYVMYGGNIVESGPADRVFDDPRHPYTVGLLESIPKLTGLEGSGIDGSIPDYTDPPTGCRFNPRCPAYMAGECDAADPEPVAVGDDHEAACFLYDESMTPEETIAVAERDITYVADDAASTDDAQTNAIAGEVPAEDQQ, encoded by the coding sequence ATGGCGGACCCTATCGTCGAGGTGGACGATCTGAAGATCCACTTCGACACCTACGAGGGACGCCACCGCGTCTTGGACGGCGTGAACCTCACCATCGAGGAAGGTGAGACCGTCGCGCTGGTCGGCGAGACCGGCTGCGGGAAGAGCGTCACCGGCAAGTCCATCATGGGGACGCTGAAGCGCCCGCCGGCGGAGGTCGTCTCCGGCGAGATCAGGTACCGGGGGACGGAGGTACTCGGCGACCCCGAGGCCCACGACCGGGTCAAACGGGAGGAGATGAGCATGATCTTCCAGGATCCGATGACCTACCTCAGCCCGGTCTTCACGATCGGGGACATCATGTCCGACATCTACCGCTACAGCGGCGAGTCGGGCCTCTCCTGGCCGGGGCTCCTAAAGGAGCTGCTCGGATTCGCCGGCGGCGACGAGGCGGAGATCCGCGAGCGAAACGTCGAACTACTCCGTCAGATGGAGATCTCGAACCCGGAGGGGGTTCTCGATAAGTACCCCGCCGAACTCTCGGGCGGGATGCGCCAGCGCATCCTCATCGCCATGGCGTTGATGAACGAACCGAAGTTCCTCATCGCCGACGAGCCGACGACGGCGCTCGACGTGACCGTTCAGGACCAGATCCTCGGTCTGATAACCGAACGGGTCGAGCAAGAGAACCTCTCGATGCTGTACATCACGCACAACCTGGGCGTCGCCAGGGAGATCGCAGACCGCATCTACGTGATGTACGGCGGCAACATCGTCGAGAGCGGCCCCGCCGACAGGGTGTTCGACGATCCGCGCCACCCCTACACCGTCGGCCTGCTCGAATCGATCCCCAAGCTGACCGGTCTGGAGGGCTCTGGCATCGACGGGAGCATCCCCGACTACACCGACCCGCCGACGGGCTGTCGCTTCAACCCGCGCTGTCCCGCCTACATGGCGGGCGAGTGCGACGCCGCCGATCCGGAGCCTGTCGCGGTCGGCGACGACCACGAGGCTGCGTGCTTCCTCTACGACGAGTCGATGACGCCGGAGGAGACGATCGCGGTCGCAGAGCGGGACATCACCTACGTCGCGGACGACGCGGCGTCGACCGACGACGCACAGACGAACGCGATCGCCGGCGAGGTGCCGGCGGAGGACCAGCAATGA
- a CDS encoding ABC transporter ATP-binding protein, with the protein MSENVSADATRESTESSPLVQVRDLTKHYPIHGGILKRQTGAVRAVNGVSFDIEAGETFAIVGESGCGKTTLGKTVARLLEPTSGEIRFDGTDIAPLSKRQLKSHRKDIQVVYQDPSSSLNPRRRIGKIIAEPLVVHDIGTKAERRERVVEVMERVDLPEDFRHRYPNALSGGQQQRVAIARALVVNPKFVVLDEPTSALDVSVQAKFISLLEELQVELDITYLVISHNLSLVKNIADRIGVMYLGEFMEVTDSDRLFRDPLNPYTEQLLSAIPVVDSAESEYIPKKIDIEGEPPDPADPPAGCPFHPRCHRRVDACDEVHPDLVEEDPDHTVRCLLYEGDHDEEVLEYTTEEERTQRRTDAT; encoded by the coding sequence ATGAGCGAGAACGTATCCGCAGACGCCACCCGCGAATCGACGGAGTCATCGCCACTCGTCCAGGTTCGCGACCTGACGAAGCACTACCCGATACACGGCGGCATCTTGAAGCGCCAGACCGGAGCGGTCCGGGCCGTCAACGGGGTCTCCTTCGACATCGAGGCGGGCGAGACGTTCGCGATCGTCGGGGAGAGTGGCTGCGGGAAGACGACGCTCGGAAAGACCGTCGCCCGCCTGCTCGAACCGACGAGCGGCGAGATCCGGTTCGACGGCACGGACATCGCTCCCCTCTCGAAGCGACAGCTGAAGTCCCACCGCAAGGACATCCAGGTCGTCTACCAGGACCCGTCGTCGTCGCTGAACCCGCGTCGGCGCATCGGGAAGATCATCGCCGAACCGCTCGTGGTCCACGACATCGGGACCAAGGCGGAGCGTCGGGAGCGCGTCGTCGAGGTGATGGAGCGCGTCGACCTGCCCGAAGACTTCAGGCACCGCTACCCGAACGCCCTCTCGGGCGGACAACAACAGCGCGTGGCCATCGCGCGAGCGCTCGTCGTCAATCCCAAGTTCGTCGTTCTCGACGAACCGACGAGCGCGCTCGACGTCAGCGTGCAGGCCAAGTTCATCTCACTGTTGGAGGAACTCCAGGTGGAACTGGACATCACCTACCTCGTCATCAGTCACAACCTGAGCCTGGTGAAGAACATCGCCGATCGGATCGGCGTCATGTACCTGGGTGAGTTCATGGAGGTGACCGACAGCGATCGCCTGTTCCGCGACCCACTGAACCCGTACACGGAACAGCTCCTCTCGGCGATCCCGGTCGTGGACTCGGCGGAATCCGAATACATTCCGAAGAAGATCGACATCGAGGGCGAACCGCCGGACCCCGCGGACCCGCCCGCGGGCTGTCCGTTCCACCCCCGATGTCACAGGCGTGTCGACGCCTGCGACGAGGTCCACCCGGATCTGGTCGAGGAGGACCCCGATCACACCGTTCGCTGCCTCCTCTACGAGGGCGACCACGACGAGGAGGTCCTCGAGTACACGACCGAAGAAGAACGGACACAACGCCGCACCGACGCCACGTAG